A stretch of the Aegilops tauschii subsp. strangulata cultivar AL8/78 chromosome 4, Aet v6.0, whole genome shotgun sequence genome encodes the following:
- the LOC109735109 gene encoding 3'-5' exonuclease-like, with the protein MREQRRVIADAPLYKQRCRYTGELHDVDLHGNHNLHVVCTSKGQDMDKMLSTLRRNLGGMPVKLVGIDVEYTHYVKPQRAAVLQLCVEKECLVFHISAAKHRPMDLDKFLMNAEYTFVGFAIEGDKSKLKLSGLEINFDNCIDIQVEWRDPYNKKEFDSLADVVGRMIDIHYHTLWGFFPLPDKLINYAAIDAFAIYESWRIIYDVIMGLDRAKREKEAKKKKKNKAVIQYSN; encoded by the exons ATGAGAGAGCAGCGGAGAGTCATCGCGGATGCACCTCTGTACAAGCAGCGCTGCAGGTACACTGGGGAGCTCCACGACGTCGACCTCCACGGCAACCACAATCTCCATGTCGTTTGCACAAGCAAGGGTCAAGACATGGACAAGATGCTGTCCACGCTCAGGAGGAATCTCGGCGGAATGCCCGTCAAACTAGTCGGCATTGATGTCGAGTACACGCACTACGTGAAGCCACAGCGGGCAGCAGTGCTCCAGCTATGCGTAGAAAAAGAATGCCTTGTCTTCCACATCTCTGCAGCTAAACACAG GCCAATGGAtctagacaaattcctcatgaATGCTGAGTACACCTTCGTCGGATTCGCCATTGAAGGAGACAAAAGCAAGTTGAAGCTATCAGGCTTGGAGATCAACTTCGACAACTGCATTGATATTCAGGTGGAATGGAGAGACCCATACAATAAAAAGGAGTTTGACTCTTTGGCTGATGTTGTCGGTAGGATGATAGACATTCACTACCATACTCTATGGGGATTTTTCCCGCTGCCAGACAAGCTGATCAATTATGCAGCAATAGATGCATTCGCAATATATGAGTCATGGAGAATCATCTACGATGTCATAATGGGTCTAGACAGggcaaaaagagaaaaagaagcaaagaagaagaagaagaacaaggctgtaATCCAATACAGCAACTAG
- the LOC109735108 gene encoding protein FAR1-RELATED SEQUENCE 5-like codes for MPLNLIPAAGMKFTMYDKAWDFYNNYARCAGFGIRKRAKHRTNAYIVRSREGTHKETVSDYNRKRQKTSKRIDCKAKIRVKKRKDGNFLIEMVELNHNHKMLESPGMLLHMRSHKREDPLIDQLVKDMQLDNHTHAQMMSTLSRNRNNRVRNIFWAKASCKGSYEDFGDCVTFDTTYKTNKFHMAMGVFVGVHHHLQSAIFVVALMRDETIPSFEWVFKTFLRCMNNKPPICMLTDQCSSMKVALKTILPDALHKLCRWHIMKKYKDHLALLYKAHEKLKDDLNAVLNHPLMPSEFERSWRDLIQKYNLQNDEVMISLWDERHEWISAYYNEIFCARMTSTQRSESMNRILKKNFVKEKHDLHLFTQQVDKCIQTRKAVEHAEIVANESEVKTTTQFGFEVQLSKVYTRAVFADIKETLYRSAAFRAERCHENPTKYLVHHYNRSDAFD; via the exons ATGCCGTTGAACCTCATACCTGCCGCTGGAATGAAGTTCACCATGTACGACAAGGCATGGGACTTTTACAACAATTATGCAAGATGTGCAGGGTTTGGCATACGCAAGAGGGCAAAACACAGGACAAATGCCTACATTGTCCGCTCAAGAGAAGGGACGCACAAGGAGACTGTGTCAGATTATAACCGGAAACGTCAGAAGACATCAAAAAGGATTGACTGCAAGGCAAAAATTAGAGTCAAAAAGAGGAAGGATGGAAATTTTTTGATAGAAATGGTTGAACTCAACCACAATCACAAGATGCTGGAAAGCCCCGGGATGCTTTTGCACATGCGATCGCACAAAAGAGAAGATCCTTTGATTGACCAGTTAGTGAAAGACATGCAACTGGACAACCACACACACGCTCAGATGATGTCAACGCTGTCGC GAAACAGAA ATAACCGTGTAAGAAACATCTTTTGGGCCAAAGCAAGTTGCAAAGGATCGTATGAAGATTTTGGAGACTGCGTTACGTTTGACACGACATATAAAACTAACAAATTCCACATGGCGATGGGAGTCTTTGTGGGAGTGCACCATCATCTACAGAGCGCCATATTTGTTGTTGCCCTCATGCGAGATGAAACAATACCGTCGTTCGAGTGGGTTTTCAAAACATTTCTGAGGTGTATGAACAACAAGCCGCCAATCTGCATGCTCACAG ACCAGTGTTCTTCGATGAAGGTAGCATTAAAAACTATCCTCCCAGATGCACTACATAAGTTGTGTCGGTGGCATATCATGAAGAAGTACAAAGACCACCTCGCCTTGTTGTATAAGGCGCACGAGAAACTCAAGGATGACCTCAATGCGGTGCTGAACCACCCACTAATGCCGTCAGAATTTGAACGATCATGGAGGGACCTCATTCAGAAATACAACTTGCAAAACGACGAAGTGATGATTTCGCTATGGGATGAAAGGCACGAGTGGATCTCGGCTTACTACAATGAAATTTTCTGTGCTCGGATGACTTCCACGCAGAGAAGCGAGAGCATGAACCGCATACTGAAGAAAAACTTTGTCAAAGAGAAGCATGATCTCCATCTGTTTACTCAGCAGGTGGACAAGTGCATTCAGACCAGGAAGGCCGTCGAGCACGCAGAGATAGTAGCAAATGAG TCAGAGGTAAAGACAACAACCCAGTTTGGGTTCGAAGTTCAGCTATCAAAAGTGTATACAAGGGCAGTGTTTGCAGATATCAAAGAAACACTCTACCGTAGTGCTGCGTTCAGAGCAGAACGGTGCCATGAGAACCCGACAAAGTATCTCGTACACCACTACAACAGATCGGATGCATTTGACTAG